The Topomyia yanbarensis strain Yona2022 chromosome 3, ASM3024719v1, whole genome shotgun sequence nucleotide sequence ccactggccggCGTAACGAACGACCAGCAATCGGTATACGAGTCTTGCgtacaaacttggatacaatggtgattcactcgtgcgaacctgtatgcgatggcgATTTCCAACGGATTTtcgttcaaatgtttacacaagtttttcgggaaagtttgttctagcttatttgtcctgttctctgtggtttacGGTAAAAGTAGTGTTCACACCGCTGGGTAGTTGGAGTCGGTGTAACTGCGGACCCCCCGATAACTGACAGTTCACCGTGAagaagaataaaacaaaaacaaagtgTATCGAGATAGTGCAGGAAATTTGGAATTTATACTAAAATAATTAAAAGTTCAGTGTAAGGGAATGATCGGTTGAATTTAGGGAATCTATTTACGCAATTTAACCCGTAAGTAAAAATAGAATTTCAATTGATGAGAGTTTGGACAGCATAAAATAACGAACTTGCTCTTGCCTAGTTCGTATCACACGAGGACTGAGGACCCAAGGCGCAGACATTACATCGTATTGCTTTGTACGGGTATAATTTGTAAGTATCTGGAAGAAGACAAAGGAAAATTACTAATTGAAGATTGAAAATACAGGAAGAAGAAGAGGAAAGGATCAGAAAGTATCAAGGAGAATTCAGGAAGGATCGAAGTCGTAAGGAAGGAGGAAACTATTAGAGTGAGTAGATTTAGTGCAAATTATAAATCTGTAGCAATTAAGAAAATAATGgcaatatattttagtttttgaGCTGCTCCGAATAGCTGCTGCAAAATAAATAGTGTACTCGAACAATCTCAAAAATCTAATACAGAGATTTCGGTACCCTCTATCACGATGAGCGAGAGATCCCTGGACCTAACGACGACGGCGTGTGTGGAGTGTGGAAAAACGTCCACACGGGATGAAAAGATGATTGCCTGTGACAGCTGTGATTGCTGGTTTCACATACGTTGTGTGGGATTAACAACGGTACCGAAAAAAGACAAGAAATGGTTCTGTAAGGAGATTACCTGTGAACGCGTCTTCCAGGAATACCAGAAACAGAAAAAAGCGTCTCGTACAAAGAAAATTGCGGAAGAATATGACAAATTGAGCACCAAATCGACGGATAATCGTCAACCGTTGCCCGTACCCGCTGCCGTGGAAGAAAAGTTAGAAGCGATGGAGATAGAAAATCAACGTTTGGAAGAAGAGATGGATGCGGAGATGCTGTTGAAGGAAAAGGAAATGGAGATGAAAAATGCGTTGAAAATAAGAAGAATGCGAATAGAGCAAGCGTTGCGTGAAAGAGAATTGGAAAATGATCGACTGTTGCGCGAACAAGAGATTGAAAAAAAGGAACTCGAACTTCAGCAAGAATTGCGGGAAAAGGAAGAGCATCTGGTCCGCATGAAGGAAATGGAAAGAGCGTATCGCGAGAAAATGTCCAGTGTTGACAGAGAACTACAGAAAGCAGAAATCGTTGACAGTAAAAATAAGGAGGGACAATTGGAAACGACCAAAACAAATAGGGAACCCAATTCGTCCAAGCCATCGGTTATTGGTAAGTTGACGGAAGGGAACCTAGAACGCCTCGTGAAATATAAGGAAACCAGCGAAGAAGATGAGTGCTCAAGCAGCAGCGATGACGATTCGAGCGTCAATGGCAAGGACGCTAGAGATAATGCCAGTGTTGCTCCAAGCAGACAGCAACGTGTCGGACCGAGTAGGGTGCAACTAGCTGCAAGAAGTGGCCTAACAAAGAAGCTTCCTACTTTCTCGGGGAAGCCTGAAGAATGGCCTCTTTTCTTCGGAGCTTCTCAAGCATCGAACGAAGCTTGTGGTTATACGGATGTCGAGAATTTGGTGAGGCTCCAAGACAGCCTGAAAGGTGTAGCTCTGGATGCTGTTCGGGGACAGCTTTTACTTCCGAGGTCAGTCCCAAGAGTAATCGCGAAGTTCCGTCAGCTCTACGGTCGCCCCGAACAACTCTTACAAAGCCATCTAGACAAGGTGCGAAAACTTGAACCGCCAAGAGCTGACAGGCTAGCCAGTTTCATCCCATTTGGAAACGCGGTAGAACAGCTTTGCGAGCATCTTGAAGCAGCGGAGCTTACACTGCACCTAGTGAATCCGATTCTGATCCAGGATTTGGTCAACAAGCTCCCAGATGGAGAAAAGCGCCAGTGGGTGCAGTATAAGAGAAAAAAGGAAATAGTAACACTGCGTACCTTTACCGACTTCGTCTCCAGAATCGTGGCAGATGCATGTGAGGCAAATGTCAACGTCGATTACAAATTAGATACCAGGTCTACGGCCGACACAGCCGGAAGAAGCAAGCCGAAGGAAAAAGGCGCAGTATATAATCACAGCGCGGTGAGTCAATGGGAATCCAATGTGTTTGAACGCAAGAAACAAAAACCCTGCCGTGCATGCCAGCGAGAAGATCACCGTCTGCGGTTTTGCCAAGACTTCCGCGATCTACCGCATGCGGATCGGATGCGAATTGTGACGAAATGGAAACTCTGTAACATTAGTCTCAATGATCACAGTGGTCAATGTCGCTTCAAGATTCGCTGCAACGTGGGTGAATGTAGAGAACCGCACAATCCACTAATTCATCCAATAGGAAATGTTGTAGGCATGAGTGCATACATCAGATCCGGCAGTTCCATGATGTTCCGGATGATCCCAGTGCAGATTCATTGTGGAGACAGATCACTTACTGTTCTCGCTTTCCTGGATGAAGGTGCATCCGTGACGCTAATTGAAAATGATCTGGCTGAACGGCTGCGACTCACAGGGGTGAGAGAGAAGCTGGACTTCTGACGTTTATCGTGTTGAGAAAAATTCAAGGCGAATGAACGTGTGGACCTCAGCGGTGGGCGTTTGGGACTCGGAGAAGTTTTTATTGCACACAGTTAACACTGTTGAAAAGCTGATGTTGCCTCACCAAACGTTGGACGCTAATGAGTTATCGACACAGTACAAACACATGCGCGATCTACCAATCGCATCATTCGATGGTCGACCGGGTGTACTAATCGGCCTTAACAACATCCATACTTTCGCCCCTTTGGAAGCAAGAATTGGAACGACAAGGGATCCGATCGCTGTTCGCTGCAAGCTCGGTTGGACTGTATATGGACCGCGTCAATTGAGTTCAACTTCTTCGGGCGGTTTTCTGGGGTATCATCAAGCAATATCTAATGAAGAACTGCATGATATCTTGAAGAGCCACTACTCGCTAGAAGAATCAGTGGTTAAGGTGCAAGAAGAGTCGGCTGAGGATCAACGAGCTCGATTGATCATGGAGCGAACTACGAAACGAGTGGAAAATCGTTTCGAGACGGGCCTACTCTGGAAAACGGATGAGGTGAACTTCCCAGATGGCTATCCCATGGCGTTGAAACGTCTGAAGCAGCTAAATCACCAGAGGTGTATCAAAATGTTCGGCAGCAGATAGCAGAATTTCAAGAAAAAGATTATGCTCACTTAGCGACCGAAGAAGAATTGACCGGTACCGGAAAAGATAAAGCTTGGTATCTTCCGTTAAATGTAGTCATAAATCCGAAAAAGCCCGCTAAAGTTCGACTTATTTGGGACGCGGCGGCAACCGTACAAGTGGTGTCGCTTAACACAATGTTGCTGAAGGGGCCCGACTTACTCGCGCCTTTGGTATCAGTGATCATCGGTTTTCGGGAGAGACGAATCGCCTTTGGGGGAGACATTCGAGAGATGTACCATCAACTAAAAATTATCTCAGAGGATAAGCAAGCTCAACGCTTCCTTTTTCGGAATGACAGCAGTGAGGCGCCAAAAGTATATGTGATGGATGTTGCTACCTTTGGTTCAACATGCTCTCCAGCGTCGGCACAGTTCGTTAAAAATCGTAATGCGACAGAGTATGCAATACAGTATCCTGAAGCAGCAGCAGCCATCATTGATCGGCATTACGTCGATGACTATTTCGACAGTGTCGATACGATCGAAGAGGCGATAGAACGAGCACAGCAAGTGAAGTTTATTCATG carries:
- the LOC131688749 gene encoding uncharacterized protein LOC131688749; the encoded protein is MSERSLDLTTTACVECGKTSTRDEKMIACDSCDCWFHIRCVGLTTVPKKDKKWFCKEITCERVFQEYQKQKKASRTKKIAEEYDKLSTKSTDNRQPLPVPAAVEEKLEAMEIENQRLEEEMDAEMLLKEKEMEMKNALKIRRMRIEQALRERELENDRLLREQEIEKKELELQQELREKEEHLVRMKEMERAYREKMSSVDRELQKAEIVDSKNKEGQLETTKTNREPNSSKPSVIGKLTEGNLERLVKYKETSEEDECSSSSDDDSSVNGKDARDNASVAPSRQQRVGPSRVQLAARSGLTKKLPTFSGKPEEWPLFFGASQASNEACGYTDVENLVRLQDSLKGVALDAVRGQLLLPRSVPRVIAKFRQLYGRPEQLLQSHLDKVRKLEPPRADRLASFIPFGNAVEQLCEHLEAAELTLHLVNPILIQDLVNKLPDGEKRQWVQYKRKKEIVTLRTFTDFVSRIVADACEANVNVDYKLDTRSTADTAGRSKPKEKGAVYNHSAVSQWESNVFERKKQKPCRACQREDHRLRFCQDFRDLPHADRMRIVTKWKLCNISLNDHSGQCRFKIRCNVGECREPHNPLIHPIGNVVGMSAYIRSGSSMMFRMIPVQIHCGDRSLTVLAFLDEGASVTLIENDLAERLRLTGVREKLDF